Within Diospyros lotus cultivar Yz01 chromosome 15, ASM1463336v1, whole genome shotgun sequence, the genomic segment TCTTAACATACATTTTCAattgatttgcatttagtattaTAGTACATTTGAACAAAAATTATCTCTCACGTCTCATCCAGCCAGCCTGCCTGCCTACCTACCTTGTTCAAGGTTGAGAGACTTGAGATCTAGATTAAAGCAAGAGATTAATTTTAACAGGCAATTAAAGAAACAGAATACAAAATAAGATCACACCAACATGAATTACAatagcagagagagagagagagttgttgtagttgttgttgttgttgggaaAGGCAGGCCTCCCTCCCTGGGTAAAACAAGCTGCTAAGGTAGCATGGTGATCAGCTGAGaataaaagtgaaaataaaataggagGAAGCGGTAGGAGGAAGATGAGTGGAGAACAGGGAAGGCGAAGGAGTAACCCCTCTGCAGATCCGCTGCAGTGCGTACCTCATTGCTTCCACCATCTCTCCGGCGAATAGCATCATCAACGGCCGTAAACACACCGCCCACAGTCCCACCGCCGCTATCACGATCTCTGCTCCCAACCCCATCCTCTTATCCCTCTCCTCCTCCGAATACTACTACTccatagatagatagatagatagatgttGCAGTGGTTTAAAGTGTTATCCGGGGAAGGTCTGAAAGCAAATTGGAGTGATCGATTATCGACGCACAAGTCCACTGTCCTGATAAAATGACAAAACACTACTACgtgtttcattaattttaatttttatgaaacGAGCAACcaagcccagcccagcccagcccagccaACTACCATTCTCACTCAACCAACGGTCTTGACCATCATCTGCCAGTTGCATccataacatataatatatatatatatatataatggctGGCAAATGGTGCCGATAGAAGGCTTACCCAGCCCTGCCCGCCTGCTTATACGGTTGCACTGGAACAAAGTTTTCAGGGTTGAAACTTGAAACCATTTCAATAAACCTTCTCTACCTCTGAactgagcaatagcattaaataatcttccaaagaaattgatttttaattcttgttgATTTATTATTCGGGTTTAGGATGTAACCGTATATCAAGATTTGGGATGTAAATTGTAATTGATTTTCCCGCATTATGGGTGCATAAATTACATTGAATTCAGTCGCTTCCGCCAACTCAGTCCAGTTGTTTTATACATGGTTTGGTTTGGCAGTTTGGCTTCATATCTTGTgggaaaaagaaccaaaacaaAGAGAGTAGCAACAAACAACAGAGATATTGCGCAGGAGATGGCTAATTATACAAATATCAGGCCGAATTGAAACGATGGCATCTTCAGTTTGTAGCTAAATACAACTCCtgtattattaatttagtgtcCTGGGATTAGGAATAAGAACAACAGAACCTAGAGCTTAATATTGGGCAATGGTTTGCTGGGAGTTGGCGAAACAAATTAGGTGCCTTCCTTACGTTGGTGCAACTAGTACTAGTAATAGAATAGGCAAACATTAACTGTAACCTAAAAATCTGGCGAAACACAGACAGCCATTCTCCATTCCAAGGCCTGGAGCAGCAGGGGAAGGGGCACTTGTCCAGAGCTCATCCGTAAACAATCAACGATTAATAGTTCCAAGTCTGACTATATAAACCTTACAcaaaccacccccccccccccccccccccaaaaaaaaaaaaaagattgggGGCTTTCTTATATTTGGCCCACCAAACTTGGAGGTAGGTAGAAAGATCTCGATCCTAATgctttgagaaattttgattGATTCCAGATTGAGCCAATGGGCTTCCACCACGTCCACAAAACTCTGAATTGAAAAGTAAGGTGGTGGAAACTGGCTTGCCTtgtttgtgtatgtgtatgtgtccAACTTTAACCTTACACACGCGTTGGCccttttgaattttgatatatatatatatatatatataatactgttagaaaaacataataaaatttttactcaGACTGTataccttttattttttgatttaagattattaatcaatcataataaaataattatattattagtcaaacaataattatatttataatactataattattgcttataaatataattattataatactgTGTTTAAACTAATCctacaaaaatattgaaataatacaatattacacaaagaaaaataaaagtataacaATATATAAATGAATGATAAAATCAAGATTTGTGTAATACATAGTTCTCTTGAAATAGATTTATCGTTTCACTGAAAATACTATAGGCTAATTGATATCTATTTTTTATGCCACAATAGTTTACAGATTAAGAAGTTTTCACAAATTTCAAAACCTAATAGTGAACTGAAACACTAGTTGAATACTATTAAAACAAAACTGAAAGAGTAtgagaattttataaaataattatgttaagAATTTGTCCTTGTTTTCCAAAAAAAAGAATCCTCTAtagaagaaagaataagaacGGAACAAGGAATTAAGAAGAACGAGAAACGAGAGAAAAATGTGGAAGGCTTTGGTGcttttcttaattatatatacatataatatctttataatatataataaagtagatttattttatatatatattaataattaaaataataatttatacaatactcttcattattcatttcaatCAATCGTTACGTATGGTGCAAATATAGTGCATCTTTATAATTTAGGCATAGTGCATGCATAAAACaccccttgtttttttttttttttttacttttataataatataaattatacattatattaCACAtactccaaaaataaattttaaataaatttttcattcacGCATTTATTAATTTGAACACGAGAATTcacaaatatttcaaattttccaacatatatatatatgtatgtatatcagAAGCGCCTTGCTCTGCATTGCTGTTCTTTatctttttggttttgttttgattttgttgtcTAGTTGCTTCCGGGTTCCACTTTGCCCATGTCTCTCTGCAATTGCCATGACTCCTCTGCATCTTTTGACAATTAGTAAGCCTATTTATAAATTAACTTCTGGTATTTATAGAAACTCCTTCCGCCTAATTGGGACTGGGCAATGGGCATCCTCCGCCAGCGCTCCACGTGTTATGCCACGCGTCCCCAAATGGATCTCTCAATCTCCTCTATCCTCAAATTACACGCATTATACTACCCAAAGCCACAGCTACAGCCCATTCCTCATTCCTTGATAAAGtcataataattaaaagaagTCAAAAACTCTGTAAAGATGCCACTTCCAAAAGACACATCGAATTTGCAAGGAGTCCTACAATACAAAGACATATAGCGAGAAGCTACTCTCATAACAACTAGAGCATATATGCAATCAGTCATGAACGATAAAGTTGAAGACCCAGTCACGTTTCTCAATTcaattgaattatatttgatTGCTACCTAATTTTAACTCTTTGGAGATTGatggaaaacaaaagaaaaatgagagtgatGAGTTATATGTCGCCGTCAGCATAAAGCAGCAGGAGCAGCTGATTATTAAAGTTCTAGAAGCTTTTAAACTTGCAAGCTAACACGTAGAACCCAGGAAGGTGGTGATTCACCATGgagtttttgtttgtttctctttttgtgCGAGGGTTCATGAACCTGCTGGAACCGAGGGCTTCGCATCGGTGGCTTCATTTTACCGCCCGAGAGAGAGAACCCAAAACCCAGGCTTCCGGATAAGGTCGGCCGCTTCGTAGCCGATAGATAGCGTCGAACCTCTTTCTACGTGGCTCGCTATAAAAGGCTGTGAACCCAATTCGGTCCCACGCCCACCCAGTAGGACAAAATCCACCTCGCTTGCTGTTTCCTTATAAATACCACTCCCCAAGCCCTCTGTTTTccgataatataatatattattaagtgagagagagagagagctttggCCTTCCCACGCGGGTTTGTCTCTGCAATTGTATCCGTCAGTTTCTCTCGCCAGAAATCGAAAATGGGGATTCCGGAGAGTAACCCGCTTTCCCAGCTGAGCCTGCCGCCGGGCTTCCGATTTTATCCGACCGATGAAGAGCTTATGGTTCAGTATCTCTGCCGCAAAGTTGCAGGGCATCACTTCCCTCTTCAAATCATTGGAGAGATTGATTTGTACAAATTCGACCCGTGGGTTTTACCCAGTAAGTTActttgcttatatatatatgtatatatataatatatctctgtgtgtgtatacatatacacaatTTTGTTCTGATTCTGAAGATGGGTTGGTTTTTTTGGGCGTGGTTACAGGTAAGGCCATGTTTGGAGAGAAGGAATGGTATTTCTTCAGTCCAAGAGATCGCAAGTACCCAAATGGGTCGCGCCCGAACAGAGTTGCCGGGACTGGGTACTGGAAGGCCACCGGAACCGATAAGATCATAACCACGGAAGGGCGAAAGGTCGGAATCAAGAAAGCTCTGGTTTTTTACGTGGGGAAAGCGCCGAAAGGAACAAAGACCAACTGGATCATGCATGAATATCGACTATCCGAATCCTCCGGAAAAAAAGGAAGCGCAAAGGTATATGTGACGAACGATTCAATTTCGATCAATTACTTTACATATTATATTAGTTTGCTGATGGGGTTATGTGTTTGGGGGTCTCATCAGTTGGACGATTGGGTTCTGTGTCGGATCTACAAGAAGAATTCATCATCGAGCGGCCAGAAACCCATTTCTGGGGTTGCAAGCAACGAGAACAGCCACGGTTCGTCGTCCTCGTGCTCGTCCCAATTCGACGAGATGTTAGAGTCTTTGCCGGAGATCGATGACCGGATCTTCACCTTGCCGCGAATGAACTCCCTGAAATCGCTGCAAAATGGCGAGAAGCTCAACATTCAGAGCTTAACTTCCGGGAATTTCGACTGGGCAAGCATCGCTGGGGCAACCTTGCCGCCGGAGATAATTCCGGGGGATCAGGTGAAGCCTCAGATGCAGACGCAGGGTGTGTATAATGACATTGGCATGTTTGCTCCGTCGATAATTCCAGCGCAAAGGTGGAATTAATAGCGGACTCGGAACCCCGCGGATCAAGAAGTATGGGTACCATCGGCAGAACTCGAACGGGTTGTCTCGGGGTTTCGGTAACTGGATTGACCCGTTCGGTATCCGGTACCCGACTCGGCCGGGAGGAGGATATGTTTTTCGACGTCAgtaaatagaaaatttgaaaaacatagAATTGAAAGGATGGAAAAGTAGTTGGAGAAGCTATACATGTAAATAGATAGATATGGATATGATGATAGGTTaacattttcattttggttGGGACTTCCCGGGAAAGGAAACAAATATTGTGGCTGTGGGAGAGGCAGCCGAAGAGGAAGGGGATGGGGGAATTTAACCCATCATTATTGAGGTTGGGGGTACCTAGAGAGAGCAACCCATTTGATTTCACTAATTGGAGGAGCCGGGTCTGGTACTTGGCGGACTGACTGTAATTGACCCGGTGGCTGTCATTTGGAGCCGGCTGAGGGCTGAACTCTCTCGCGCGCTCTCtcaaatattttgtattatttattacaATCTGCAGACGAAGACATGAGTGGCCATGCCTCAATTTTTATTATGGTGTACCATTTTGCCGTCACGTCAATACTAAATAAATTCACAACTAGCAccatacaaaaattaattattatttttttattttcagacTAATATCCTATAAAGCCATAGGCACATGGAAGGAAATAAAAGGAATGTCAATAATAGTGGTTATGAGgttgagtttttaatttaaagtgaGTGATAGTAATAGTAATGGTAATAGTAAtagtagtaataataataataatattaatacagaGATGGGTGGGCGGTGGGTCTTGACTTGTTTGGCAcgttgaaattgaaatttaaattgaaattggaagaaatgaGAGGCATGTGACACTTTCCAAATGTTGAAACTGCCCCCACAACCCGTACCCGCTGGCCACCTAATtgattagaaagagaaagagagagagagagagagagagagagagcaatgctctatttttatttttcttagtcAATCATCTATTTTGATATGGCAATATGGacattgttaatattattaagtattaaattaatCCTCTTGTGCAAAATGGCAACCCAAGAAATCAAGATTGAAATTATTAGTTATTCTGAAGTGAAGAACCCATTGCATTCATTAATTATCCTAACTAGTATGTTTACGAGGAAACTAAAGCAAGAGTTGGGGCAACAATACCCACCTTACCTGCCTATCTTTAGTTTTACTTACTACTATTTTGGATGATAATTTTCATTGCATCTAATCTAATCTTAGTCTCGCGTTAGCTTTCTGCTTAAAAGGATGACGCATGCAGCTACAGCACTGCCCATTAATTGGTTGGCATGATccatattattttgttttgtccAAGCGAATGACACTCACATGTGGCCTCTCAAATACTAATTCAAGTTACTctaaaagattaattaattcaatcatCCATCTGTAGTTATTTGAGGTTTCATTGCATAAATCACGATAGTCTAGGGAGaactaaaaaagataaaagagggGATAGACAAGGAGGTGGAATGTGGTGGTGGCCGcgtaagagaagaagagaacaaGTAGGGGCTGGAGTTAAAAAAAGAGGTTCAATAAGAGATAGAACATGACAGTCACTACCCCACTAAATTTGAAGATTTGATGAAATCAATAACTTTGTTAGGTTCATCATAAACCCagcaaatatttgaaatttgcaAGGAACAagtgattaaattaattattgtatttttaaattttgagatgcATTATTTATTATGATAAATGTTGTCTCGTGTCATTATagtgaattaaattttaattatattatggtGAAGTGTCGAATTGGTCtctttacttttaaataaatagtcaATTTGACTCGCCATCACTACTTAATTCGATACCTAATAACAAAAGTAACATTTGCTAGTcttatctcttttatctctCTCCCTTCGTTAAAGACATTCATTTGACAAGATTCATCTAATTCAATCGAGTATAATATTCTTGTATtataactcaaaattcaaatgtaTAACACATTCATAAGACAATTTAACTTTTTTGTTAATTGACGCATTATCCACAACCAACTAATGGTTGACAAAAAATAGGAATTGCCTCATTGCCAACTCAAGCACCACCATGCTCACAAACAAGTTTACTTGCAGCAACTATAGGATTATAGAACAAGATTTGCAACCCCATTACATAGAATGATAACGAGGATAATATGATTATTAAATAAGATTTGTGATTCCAATCGCATAGAATGATAAGGAAGATAAGGGGTCAAATCCAACCAAAATCTCAAAAAAGTCAATGGCaatgagatttttatttttaattttaccaaataattatttctacatagtgattaaaatatcattctaaCTCCTCCACTACGAGCATAAATACCAATATCCATTTTACTTGTATATAAAGTAACACCAAGACCGAAATTAACTATAATTTTCAAGATTTTAAAAGCCAACTAGTGACAACAGATTATCGACAATcactttcaattatttttataattttttaaaaatcaagagAGTTGGTGgggagattaaaaaaaaagtatattttattttaaataataaaaaattattattatattttaaaaaacatgaATAAGTTTCATAAACTTGACAAGCATTTTACATGGTTATTATAGTTTTAAGGTAATACATACAATGCtcctttaataattaaaaaaaataatgtgtaaaatatcaatattttcagtatttcaattattactttaatttcttattataaTGAAAAGTTAGCTTGTGTATGAATGTGTCTATTTTGACAACCCACTCTTTGAATTGACTAATTGATTTGTTGTGttttctcaaatataaaaaaatgtgatacttgatccttaatatataaaaatgttaatatcacatattttaattattaaaaattattgatttaaaattttatcttaactgagaataaataaaattattatatacgtCGCGTAAAACATGTACTTGGAAAAGTGAAAGTGCCAAGTCATAAAATATCATGTCAATAAGAAACGTTAAAGTAAAATTGatctttatgaaaaaatatcaaactacACATggcttaaaaaacaaaaaatcttaaattccAAACTTCTAAGTATTTGAATCATTaatccaaaaatagtttattctATTATTGATTACAAAGTATAACATAAATAATCTTCATTCATTATCTTTGTTGAACTCGATTCTATTGTTCTattactcttttatttttactcttttttgtGTTTAAAGGTAatgacttaaaataataatttttaataatgagatacaaaatattaatatttttgcatattaaacatcaaatattatattttttaattattgagaaacaTAATTGATCAGTTAATCTATTCAAATATTGTTAATTGGTTATTTATGTGATTGACACTTAcgaaaatatgtatatttatacaCATGCTAATATTCTATTATcataagaatttaaagtaaaatttgttagtggcccagataacaaattttaatgttttgcacgttaaaaattaaataatatattttttaattattaaaaaagactGTATGTATTAACTCTAAAAATGTTCTCATTTTGGCGAGGCCAAAATCTCCAAATCGGCTAATAGAACCcgcaaaaccctaatttttcctCATCCTGACGCTCACTTAAAATCTCTCACTCGTCCTCTCTGTGTGAATTGACCGAACAAGGTCTCATCCGATCCGAAGACAAGGAAGGAGGGCGCAATCTCTTCATCGTTCTTGGCAACCGACAGCCCTCACCCCCATCCTCACTCTCAGCGACAGGCGCAATCTCAATCGGCAATCTCCATCGCACGCAAGAGAAGCATTTCTCATCCGAGAAAATGTCATTTCGCTACTCCGAATGTCTCCCAGTTTCGCTTAATCGCACACCCTCCTTCTTAATTGACAACAGCTAGCTTTCATTTGAGACGAATCACCCACGGAAGACTGATCATCAGTGGTTATGGTGCGACAGTCCCTAGATCCTGCAGGCTGCAGCGCAGCAACAATAGAGATCGCCAAGCCCATCAAGCATCACCTAGAAGAAAATGGAACGCCGACCTCGATGACGCTGGCTGGCTTTAATACGTGTAAATACGAATCAAACAAGTGCAGTTAAGCCCTCAACTGTTGAGTCACAATCCCACAACTGCTGAATCAAACCTCACCTCCGTTCGCTTGATTCTGGGCTCTGAATTTCTGACTCACCGACTTCATCCAGTCCAATCAGCACATGATTCCGGTAGATCCACGATCATGGCGACTCTCTTAGCTCAGTTTCAGACTATAAAGAACTCGTCTGATCACCTCGTAATTGCTGGTATCTTCTTGCCTTTTACATTTCTCCTATCATTAGCCCTAATCTTTTACATTCTGACATTTTTTCGCGTCCGAATCTGGGTATTGCATTACACTATAGGGATCTTCTCTCTTGCCGCTTCACTAAGAAGCCACTCTACTTATTTcttgtttgaattatttttttactgcCATGGAAAGATTGTGTAGTTACAGATTTGTGATATCCACTGCCTGATTTGAAGTAAAACGAAGAAGAAATGAccaatttgttaaattttgtcTACACATAAGTTATCCAACGTTGTTGTGGTGCTCTTAATAGTCACTTGGGATTCATTGAAACTTTAAAAAGTCGCGCAAGTCC encodes:
- the LOC127791330 gene encoding LOW QUALITY PROTEIN: NAC domain-containing protein 72-like (The sequence of the model RefSeq protein was modified relative to this genomic sequence to represent the inferred CDS: inserted 2 bases in 1 codon) — its product is MGIPESNPLSQLSLPPGFRFYPTDEELMVQYLCRKVAGHHFPLQIIGEIDLYKFDPWVLPSKAMFGEKEWYFFSPRDRKYPNGSRPNRVAGTGYWKATGTDKIITTEGRKVGIKKALVFYVGKAPKGTKTNWIMHEYRLSESSGKKGSAKLDDWVLCRIYKKNSSSSGQKPISGVASNENSHGSSSSCSSQFDEMLESLPEIDDRIFTLPRMNSLKSLQNGEKLNIQSLTSGNFDWASIAGATLPPEIIPGDQVKPQMQTQGVYNDIGMFAPSIIPAXKGGINSGLGTPRIKKYGYHRQNSNGLSRGFGNWIDPFGIRYPTRPGGGYVFRRQ